In Vibrio stylophorae, the genomic stretch CGATCGCGATCCGCTTTGCACCAAAAACCAAAGTCGAAAATAACAGGGATACCTAGCGTAAAAAGCTGGCGCGCTGAATCTTTGAATAGCGCTTGCAGTGTCGCTAAGCGGCTATCGAAAATTTCGCGTTCCATGTGTTCGCCGTACAAAGGAATCATCCACTCATCAATGGAGAAGCGAAAAGCGCCATATTTCTTTGCCAGCGCCTTGGCATAGGTGGTTTTCCCTGAGCCAATAAAGCCACATATAAAATAGATATTGGTCATGAGTCCTCTTTAGCTTAAAACGCCATGTTCAGCGGTGGCAGGCAGAGCGTTCTTCAGAAATAAGCCGTTGTACGTGAAACTTGAGCGAAGTGTTATATGAATTCTCGTTTAAATCGTCGAACTTTTGTGCGCATATTTTTCATAGGGGAGGATGTATTAAATTGAATCATCCGTCCCAGCGTCCATTGGTTATACCAGGCGGCGCCATAGAGCGCATGGTCACTTAAGCGATCAATCAGTAAAAGGATGTCGTTTACCGTAGACTCAAGCTCAATGAGTAAATCACCATATGACCAGTCACTATAGTCGGCATGAAACTTTTCGGTGAGTAAGCCCAATTGATTCCATTGGTAGCCTGTTTCCGGAAAATCCACATGTTGATTGTGCGATTTTAAGTGGTGCCATTTGAGCACTAGTTTTCCCCAGCCAATCAAGTAAGCCACGGTATCACTCACGCTAATCAGGGTGCCTTTTACGTTTCCTTCAACGCCAGATTGACGCGCTTTGCTTTCAGGAATAGACCGATAGTCCGCCATCAATTTGGGAAAAATTGAGTGGATAGCGGAAACAAGCTCATCTTTATTTTTGGGTATGGAAGACATTTGACCTCAATTTAGATCGAGCTTACGAAATAGACGTATTTTTATACACGATTCACCTAATAGATATAATTAAGTATCTACTTTTCGTGCAATCCACTGTGTATGCTCACGGGAGAATGCATTTTCAGTATTAATTACAAAGTCCGAAAAATCACGTTCAGTAATGGATTTCCATTCGGATTTAATGAATCCAATTTCATGAGCTGCTAGGGAATATGAAGAACTTAATTCATTGTGCTTTTTTGCCTGAATCCAAGTTAATACTGCACTAGCAGCGGTCGCTATAACCGCTACTGGAAGCGATTGTGACGAGTCGTAAACCCTAAATATCAACATAATAATAGCTGCGCTATGTAACAACACCGCAATCCTAAACCAGCGAGATGCTCTTTTTTTGTTAAAAGTCGCTTTCTTTGAGTACCAGTCGGCTTGATCATCAATTCTTTGATTCTTGTAAAGTGTCTTTCGAGAATCGAATGACAGGGAGCGAATTGTTCGCATCATATCTGTTATAGGCTCTTTTGCTCCTTCAGATGAGTTCAGAATGGTTGAAAGACTTTGATTCTGCTTTAGCACGTTCTTTAAGTCGTTAATAAAGTTTACCTCAGAGCTATTATCTTCATGGAAAGGCTCTGCTTTCATCATCCATTTCCAAGATAATGTTTTTACTGATTCAGCCACAGCCCTTCCGTTATACCATGTATCATCAGGTTTATATGTCTTGAGATAGATAAGGATTCCGAGAGTAACAAAAAAAAGTAATGCTGATACCACAGCACCATAAGTGTTAACAGGGACAAAAAAAGATACAGCCGCAGCTATTACTAAAATTCCCAGATAAAAGCTTAAACAGAGATAATATATGTTTTGGGCATACAATGATGCCTTGTTTGCCGATTGATACAATCCGGGTAAGGAGTCCTCTTGTACTTGCATTTACGTCCTTTAAAATTCGTTATCTGTTTGTGGAAGCATCTTCAATCGCCTCCATCATTGATGCATGTTTCCATTGCACGATAGAGCTAGCGTTATCTCTAATATGGCTGGGAATATTGGCTGGTGGCTCATTGCCTTTATAAACGGCAATAACACCTTTCCCCATTTTTTTGCTTTGCTCGATCTCCCATTTAACCCACTTGCTTTCTATACTGTTTGGCGATAGATAAACCATGGTCACGGAAGCTTTTTCAATTTTCCCCCTAATTTGGCGCTTGATATATTCATCTTGATCGCTGTTATAAGCTTTTTTTACTGAGTGGTCTGAAAATTCAAGGTCAACGCCTTCGTTTTTAGCTTGACCTCGCAATAGATTAACCTCATCCATATCATCGCTAGAAAAACTGATAAACACGTTTCGCTTGGATTCGCCTGCACTTCGCAAATGTTCCTTAGCTTTCTTTTCCAGTTCCTTTCTATCAACTGGAGAAAAACCATAGCCGCCGCCTCCACCCATACTAACCTCCTTTAATCCTGAATTCTTTGCATGATATACAAACACCACATGGTTCATCACCGCCAACATGGCATGAATATGATAAAATGCCTTTTTCATTGGCTATATCGATAACATCTTTTTTATAGAAATCACGTAATGGAGCCACGATTTCGATTGTTTGCCCTAAAGCCTTTGAAATCGTGCGCTCTGCAGAAAAAAGAAAGTCGTCAGTCTGATCTGGGAATATAGCGGTGTCTTCCCTCAAAAGCCCGATGGATACGCTACTGCAATCGTTTTGCACGGCAAAAGCACTGGCTATTAGCAAAAACAACAAATTCCGTCCGGGCAAAAAAGCTTCATCAACAATGTGCTTGGCTTTGTCGGTAAGCCCAGAGATGATTACGGAGCCAAAACCGGAGATGTCGATTTCCGTACATTTGGGAAGTCCAAATTTATTAACATGGTTTCGAACAGCCAAAACTTCCTTATTAATATTTAATTGCCCATAGTTTATGAATACTGGCTTTTGCTCCACACCTGCTTCCATAGTTAAAACAGACATTAAGCAGGAGTCCATCCCTCCAGAAAGCAAAGTTACTACGCCCATGTATATGCCTCCTTACCCAATGCTCTCATTACAAACCACATTGACTGATCAACAACTGAAACCGCATGATTGAACTTTGATGCTTTGTCTATAAATCTCCGCTCTATCGCTTCATACTCGTCAATTTTGCTTACTTGCTTTGGGCAAATGTCTAAACCATCAATCAATTTTAGATAATTCAAAATATGCCTATCTAAAATAGCGACATTATCTGTAAACCCAATATTTTTAACATAATGGCTAGATTGCTTCGGACCAATGCCTGGGCACAAGAAAATCAATTCTCTTCGCAAGTCCGATGGAGCGCTCATGGTCCCTATCATCTCTTTTAAAGAACCATATTTTCGTTCAATATTGCAAAACGATTCTGCAATATGCTTTGCAGCGCGTTTCGGATATCTGTACCTGCTGTATGTCTTGCCATTGGTCGATGAATAGGCTGGAGAATTTAAAATGCTCTCAATTGAATAGGTATGTTCACTGGATTTTATCCGTTTTTTTAGCCTTCTCAGCACCTGGGTCGATTGGATAGCACTTGCATATGCCAAACTTAATTCGTAGCGAACGCCACTACCTAGAATACATATGAGTAATTCAAAGGTTAAATCCTGTTCGGACATGCAGGTATAATCTTTACGCTCAACTACACGCTCAATATCCTTACAAAGTTCTGCTATCGCACTTTCAATTTGCCAGGGCTTCATGCGCTTCTTCTCGTCTATTAATCGTTTTAGAAAATAATTTTTGGTTTTTATTCAGAAAAGACTTAGGCAAATAGCGCTCTAACATAGCAATCTGTCCATCGTTCTCAATTGCTTGTTTAAGCATCTCCATCCACAAGCGGTAAAACTCGAGATTGTGCGCATAACAGCGGGCAAAAAAACTTAAATTTTTTTCACTACCATACTCGCTTTGGTGCTCATATAAATCGAGTTGCAATGGGTGATGTAACTTACCAGAATCAAAATCCACAACAGTTTGACACCAATCCAAGCCATCGAATGAGTCCGCGCCGGCAAAAGCGTAAAGCATCATCGATAATGGATTACCCGTACCTAAAATATGCAGGACTTGATATTTGCCTGTGCTATTCAACGCAGACCTGATCTTTGAAATATTCTCGGCGATTTCGCATATTCCAAATCCAAGTTCACGTTCTGGAATAGCAATTAGCTCTGGGCTGCATATGGTCGCAACTTGTTTGCATATCTCGGGGTAATCGTAGGCGTCTTTACAATGAACTATGGGAGAAATTACATCGGAACCGATTTGGCCTATTGTTCGCTTTATCATCGATTCAATATTTTTGACATTCGCCGTTTCGTTGGCCAGACAATAATCATCAAATCCAAATGCATGTGATACGTTATTTCTTCGCAATGTATTGATATATCGCTTAAAACACCAACGTTTAGAGCGAGACCACGCTACTTCATAAATACCTGAATCCCACAACACTACCTGACACTGCTCATGAGCTTTGTTTAGCGCAGCGAGCAGCCTTTTGTTGTCTTGATATTTATAAACATCGAAACACGAAACCAAAAACTGAGGAAAATCTAGGGAGGTAAGTAGTTCAATATGATCAATTACCGACCAGACATTTTTGGATACACTTGATACCGATGGATAAAAAACAGGAGTGGGAACTCTACCGATTGTTGAAACATCTGGGAACATGTTAACTATCCTCTGTCTTTTTCCATGTATAACAGTGTATTCAGCATCAAGGCTGAATTTACCGCTCATTATGTTGTTAATTTAGCGCTTTAATTGGCGCTGGTCATTATGAATAAAGTTGCTTAGCACTCAGTTTCGACTGAAATTTTTTGCACTGTTTCTGTGTATCGATTGCAGCGGCTATTCATCCTCTGTATCGGTTGTGCGGAAGTTATTCCAGTGGCGGTTAAAGGCAGATGGCAACTTGCCAAAATCGACGGGCTCACCTAAGTCGATGTGAAAAATGGGTATAACTGAGTTTAGCTTTGATTACGCGGCGCTTGCCGTCAACACACTTGTTGAATGTGCTGCAACGAGCTGTAATGTCTCATTTTCAGTGGCTTGCCAAATGCGGGTGAATCGAAGTGTCGCTTGCGAAGTCACACCACCAAAGGTGCCGTCAATTTCAGCCAATACAGAGACAATCGCAGTATTTTCCATGATGCGAATGTGCTGCTCTGACATGTTGATGGATTGAATGCGGCCAAAACCGGAGCGATGCCCTTGAATATCATCCGCCTTAGTCATGAGTTGGCCTAAGTGATTGGTGAAAATGAGCTGCTCACACAATAAGGTATCAAGTGTATCAACATCTGATTGGAGCATGGCTTCCTTGAGGCGGTTTTCATGTTCTTGAATGACTTCAATGTTCATCGTTTACATCCTAGTGAGGTTATTTCTAAGCTCGCACGCTTCGTGCTGTGAGCCATTAGGCTTGCGATGTTTACCAATCGCTATCTATCAAACATCGCTTAAATTGCTGCGTTGAAATCGGCTATTCATTTACGGCTTTGGTTCACGACAGCGCTGATAAAAAACAGTCACGCTAATGTTCTCTGCGCAAAGCATGCTTAGCTAGGGCTGCCCTGCATACATATACACACCAAGCACGCCGTAGAGCACTGCGGTCGGTATGACGGTTGTGACCACAATGGCTGAATCAATCACGACGGTTGCTGGCGTGATAATGACTTTACCCAGATTGGCGATGGTGCTGGATTCTTGAATTACCTGAATGCGATATTCATTTTCCAGTTTGATGCTGTTTGTTTGGCCTTCAAGAGCCAAGCGATGGCCTGTAAGTGAAGCGTGAAACTGCATCGGCTGAGTATCAGAGAACCCTAAATCAATGAGCTGTTTTCTGCGGGCTTCAGAAATACGTGAGGCGTGAATGAATAGGGTTAGTTCCCCCGTGATTTCACCGGAGGCTTGTAACACAAAGGGGCTGATACGTGGGGTGAACTCAATGTCGCGACTGAGTTTTAGTGCCGTTTTCAGGGCGGGGCTTATCTCAAAGAGATAGGCGTATTTGTTGCCGCTCACAATTAGTAGGTTGTTGTTATCGTTGACTGTGAATGATGAAACGGACTCAAAGTAGCGGTCATTCTCCCAAAGGGCTGATGTGGTGCCACAGCCTGTCAACGTCATGGCGAGCAGTAGCGAGATCAAACATGTTTTTAGCGACATGGCTTTGGTTTGCATCATTTTTATAGGGATCACTTTCATCGACATTCCTTGCATCATTCAACTGCATTGATGTCATTAATCTAACGTGAAAAATGATTGAAATCTTTCTTCGTGATATCACCCAACACACAGTTTCGATTGAAAAAAATGGGTTAGTTTCGATATCAATTCGCACCCAGTCGTGGCTGCGATCTTGTCTTGATTTGTCTTTCTTGAAAAAGGAAATAGGAATCAAGAAATACAAGTCAGTTCGCGCTGTGTCGATGCTGCTGAATATATTGTTTAGGTGGCATGCCCAGCGTCTTCTTAAAAAAGCCAATAAAGGCGCTGACGGACTCATAACCCAAATGCTCGGCAATGCGCTGTACGGGGACTTTGGCGGAAAGCTGCTGTAGGGCGATAACGATATGCAACTGTCCGCGCCACTGGCCAAAGGTGGTGCCAAGCTCCTGTTTGACCAGCCGCGCGAGCGTGCGCTCACTCATGGCGTAGTGTTTGGCCCAAGCACACATGGGTTGGCGATTGCTCGGGTCGCGGAGCATGGCTTGGGCAATCAGTTGTAATCTTGGCTCTGTGGGAAGCGGAAAATCAAAGCGCTCACGGGGCAAAAGCATCAATTCATCCAATACTACGCTGGCCAGTCTTGCCGTGGCGCTTTCCACCTCATATTGCGGCGCACTTTGCGCCAGTCGAATCACGGCCTCTCGCATCAAAGGTGACACGCTGAGCGTGCAGCTTTGTGTGCTTGGCATACAAAGTTGCGGCTCCACAAATAACATGCAGATATCTGCACCAGAGGCGATGTGGTTGCTATGTGGCACTTGGCTTGGAATCCAAACGGCGCTGTTGGTGGGCACCATCCAAATGGCGCGATCGATGGTGCAGGTCACTGAGCCACTTAATGGTAAAACCAATTGGCCTTTGAGGTGCTGATGGCGCGCCGTTTCCATGGCTTTCAGTTGCGGATTAAAGCGCAGCGCAGTCACGGGTTGGGATTGCGTAGCGTGCTCAAAACCAGCATCAAGTGGGGCAGAATGCATAAATTGACCGAATATCGATATTTTTTGTCAATCTACCTTAATTCGGAAATTTTCAACGCACTATAATGCGGGCGTCATTAAAGGATTGATGGATGTCACAAAAAATGAGTAATGCACGAATCCGTGGTCGTGGGCTTGTGATCCTCGGCATTTTATTAATTGCCAGTAACTTAAGAAGTCCCATTGCTGGGATGGGGCCGGTGATTGATTGGATCACCCAAGATTTAGGGCTCACCGCCGCACAAGCGGGCATGCTCACCACTTTGCCGCTGCTCGCTTTTGCTTTTTGCTCGCCCGTGGCTTCAGTTTTAGCTCGCCGCGTGGGTTTAGAGCTTTCTTTAATGTTGGCTTTGATTGCTATTCTCTGCGGCGTTCTCGTGCGCTCTCAAGGCTCGACGCCGCTGCTGTTTGCGGGTACCGCCTTGATTGGTGTCGGTATTGCCATTGGTAATGTGCTGCTGCCAAGTTTGCTGAAACGCGATTTTCCCACCCATTTGCCCACACTCACGGCGCTTTATGTGTTGCTGATGGGGATTGGTTCTACTTTGGTGGCTAGTGTGGCGATTCCGCTGGCCAGTTGGGCGGAGCATATGGGATTCACGCTGTTGCCCAATTGGGGCGTTTCGCTGGCCTCTGTGCTGCTGTTGGTGCTGCTCGCCATGGTCGTGTGGTTGCCGCAGGTGCGCCGACATAGCGCGCCCACCAAAGATACCGCAGTGCTCGATAGCCATAGTTATTTGTGGCGAACCGCTGCCGCGTGGCAGGTAACGCTGTTTTTAGGCATCAACTCCTTTGTGATGTATATCCTTATCGCTTGGCTGCCGAGCGTGCTCATTGATAAAGGCTACAGCGAGCAGCAAGCGGGCTTTTTGCATGGTTTATTGCAACTGGCGACCGCCATTCCAGCGCTGGCGCTTATTCCTCTTATGGCGAAATTCAAGGATAAACGCTGGCTTGGTGGGAGTATGGCGGTGCTTACCTTTGTCGGCATCGGCGGGTTAATGCTATGGCCACAATATGCGGTGCTGTGGATTTTGATGTTTGGTTTTAGCTGCGGCGGCGGTTTTATTTTGGGGCTCTCTTTTGTGGGCATTCGTACCCACGATGCTCAGCAAGCAGCGGCGCTCTCTGGTATGGCGCAATGCATGGGTTATTTGCTAGCGGCTACGGGGCCGATTTTGTTTGGCCTATTGCACAGTGTGACTGGCAGTTGGGATGCCTCGTTGGCGATGTGTGTTTTGCTCTGTTTGGTGTGGGGCGCGATCGCTACCAAAGCGGGGGTACCGTACCTTATTGACCGTCGTGGTCACGCCCATCCCGTGGCGATTCATGCACATGAAACACCAGAGCAAGAGCTGATTCGCTTGCGCGCTGAAGTGGAAAAACTTAAAGCGCAGTTAGCGGCGCAAGCGCAAGCACAAGCACAAGCACAAGCAGAAGCTGAGCGCGACATGGATGCGGCTTCTTTGGTTGAGCAAAGTGCCTCTTGAGTGATTTATTCCTTTTCTAACAGCAGCTTAGCATTATATGATTTGTGCTAAGTTGTTGTTTTTAAGGATGAGTGCCAATGAAAGGATGGACCAGTTCGGCGGTGACGGGCGGCGCGTTTTCAGTTTTGTTATCGATAGCGATGCAGGCAGAAGCGAGTACGGAAACCACAAAGGCAGAGCCACATTTATCAAAGGCTTATCAGCAGCAGTGTGGCTGGGTCGATAATCCATCATCAGCCAATCTGTTTTTTGAAAATGAGGCGGTGAGTTTGATTATCTTTCGCCAAGGCTTGGCGCAAGATGATGCCAGTATTGATATGATTTATGCCAATCGAGATGAAAGCCAAGTGCTACGCCAATCTAGCGCCCATGCGCTGTGTGCTTGTATCGAATATATTGCCGTGGATGACACGGTCACTGAGCTTAAAAGCTTTACGCAGCAGCCGCTGAAATCTTGCTTATCTAATCCTGCATTGCGCGCACTTGCGCCCATTCAACCCAAGGGCTAATTCATTCAAAACCGATCAATCCAAAACCAGTCAACCCAGAAGCGTTGAACGAAAGTGCTAATCAGTAAAAGAGACAGGCCAATGACGGATCATTTTTCTATTCGACTTGCCACCCAAGAGGATGCGGCTTTACTTCCTCAGCTTGAGGATGATGCAGGCTCACTGTTTGCCACCATGCCTTTGGATTTTTTGCAGCGCTTGCCCGCAGAAATTCCCTTTGGTGATGTGGCGTTTTACCATCAACGCATTGCGCAGCAATTGTGCTGGGTCGCGCAACGTCATGCGTCGAAAGGACAGAGCCCGCAAGTTGTGGGTGTTATCTGTGCTGATTGGGTACTGGAAGACAAGGCTTACTATATTGCCGAGTTGTCGGTGGCACCGTTAGCGCAAGGGCAGGGGATTGGCCGTGCGTTGGTTAGCCATATGCAGTGCTTTGCCAAGGAAAAGGGCGTGGATTTAACCCTCACCACATTTCGAGAGGTGCCTTGGAATGCGCCTTTTTATCGCTCATGTGGTTTCGTTGAATTGTCAGCGCCAGTCATCACACCATTTTTAGAGGAACGGCTATCAGAGCAAGCGAGTCACGGTTTTTTACGTGATGATCGCTGCGCCATGCGCTGGTCTTTCGCGACAAGCATTTAGCACGAGGCTTAAAGGGCTGCTCTTGTGTATCGAATTGATATACAGCCCTTTTTTAACGCTTTATTTTGATGGTTATTATGATGCGTTATTTCAATGGAAGATTGGCCTGATCGTAGCGGTGTAGCTGTTGGCAGGCGTGGCTTAACTGTGAAAATTGCCGCGCTAACTCGCGATTGAGCCACAAATAGCCAAAATAGCTGATGTCACTTTGATCGTCGAGGGCTTCAGGCGTCGTTGCTTGCTCCGGTACATGATGGTGCGGCTGCAAAGACATTAGTTCAATGTCATTTATCTCAATGGCGAGCACTTGCTTGTGCTCAATGGCCGTTGCCAGTGCTGAAAATTGTTCACTCAATGCTTGCTGCGCTTCGTTTAATCCCGCCATTTCACAGATTTTCTCTTTGCCTAGCTGACGCTCCCAATGGGTGCTCACTAAGGTTTCTAAGTCAGCATAAAAGCGTTTTTCAATGGCGAGTAATTGGATCAGCACAGAGCGCAGCGGCCGAATTTCTTTGACGGCGTGCGGCAGCAGTGCAATTTGTCGGTCAATCAAATTGGACAGCGTCGTGGCATGAAAGGTGAGGTAGGTCTGTTGGTGGATCTCTTTGCCATGATGCGCCAAATAGCGCTGACTTTGCTTGAGAAACTGCGCGGTGAGGTGAATAAATTGGTCACTGGCGCGCGATGGAAACACATAAAGACTGGCTGCTATGGTCAGCACCGCTGCCCACAATACATTCATGATCCGCCAGCCTGCAGCACTCATATCCGCAGGACCACCACCGGCAACAATGACCATGGTAATGGCCGCCATTAAAGCGGTGTAGGAGTAGGACTCCTGGGTGTAATACATCACCCCAACCAGTAATCCCAAAAACAGCAGATGATGGGTCCAGTGATATTGTGGCGGAATTAAAAACAGCGATAAACCAATCAAAGCACCGGTCAAAGTACCCCAAATCCGCTGATTCGCTTTGCTAATCACACCGCCGACAAAT encodes the following:
- a CDS encoding MFS transporter yields the protein MSQKMSNARIRGRGLVILGILLIASNLRSPIAGMGPVIDWITQDLGLTAAQAGMLTTLPLLAFAFCSPVASVLARRVGLELSLMLALIAILCGVLVRSQGSTPLLFAGTALIGVGIAIGNVLLPSLLKRDFPTHLPTLTALYVLLMGIGSTLVASVAIPLASWAEHMGFTLLPNWGVSLASVLLLVLLAMVVWLPQVRRHSAPTKDTAVLDSHSYLWRTAAAWQVTLFLGINSFVMYILIAWLPSVLIDKGYSEQQAGFLHGLLQLATAIPALALIPLMAKFKDKRWLGGSMAVLTFVGIGGLMLWPQYAVLWILMFGFSCGGGFILGLSFVGIRTHDAQQAAALSGMAQCMGYLLAATGPILFGLLHSVTGSWDASLAMCVLLCLVWGAIATKAGVPYLIDRRGHAHPVAIHAHETPEQELIRLRAEVEKLKAQLAAQAQAQAQAQAEAERDMDAASLVEQSAS
- a CDS encoding 7-cyano-7-deazaguanine synthase; the protein is MGVVTLLSGGMDSCLMSVLTMEAGVEQKPVFINYGQLNINKEVLAVRNHVNKFGLPKCTEIDISGFGSVIISGLTDKAKHIVDEAFLPGRNLLFLLIASAFAVQNDCSSVSIGLLREDTAIFPDQTDDFLFSAERTISKALGQTIEIVAPLRDFYKKDVIDIANEKGILSYSCHVGGDEPCGVCISCKEFRIKGG
- a CDS encoding AraC family transcriptional regulator, yielding MHSAPLDAGFEHATQSQPVTALRFNPQLKAMETARHQHLKGQLVLPLSGSVTCTIDRAIWMVPTNSAVWIPSQVPHSNHIASGADICMLFVEPQLCMPSTQSCTLSVSPLMREAVIRLAQSAPQYEVESATARLASVVLDELMLLPRERFDFPLPTEPRLQLIAQAMLRDPSNRQPMCAWAKHYAMSERTLARLVKQELGTTFGQWRGQLHIVIALQQLSAKVPVQRIAEHLGYESVSAFIGFFKKTLGMPPKQYIQQHRHSAN
- a CDS encoding GNAT family N-acetyltransferase, whose amino-acid sequence is MTDHFSIRLATQEDAALLPQLEDDAGSLFATMPLDFLQRLPAEIPFGDVAFYHQRIAQQLCWVAQRHASKGQSPQVVGVICADWVLEDKAYYIAELSVAPLAQGQGIGRALVSHMQCFAKEKGVDLTLTTFREVPWNAPFYRSCGFVELSAPVITPFLEERLSEQASHGFLRDDRCAMRWSFATSI
- a CDS encoding TIR domain-containing protein gives rise to the protein MKKAFYHIHAMLAVMNHVVFVYHAKNSGLKEVSMGGGGGYGFSPVDRKELEKKAKEHLRSAGESKRNVFISFSSDDMDEVNLLRGQAKNEGVDLEFSDHSVKKAYNSDQDEYIKRQIRGKIEKASVTMVYLSPNSIESKWVKWEIEQSKKMGKGVIAVYKGNEPPANIPSHIRDNASSIVQWKHASMMEAIEDASTNR
- a CDS encoding nuclear transport factor 2 family protein, with the translated sequence MNIEVIQEHENRLKEAMLQSDVDTLDTLLCEQLIFTNHLGQLMTKADDIQGHRSGFGRIQSINMSEQHIRIMENTAIVSVLAEIDGTFGGVTSQATLRFTRIWQATENETLQLVAAHSTSVLTASAA
- a CDS encoding ClbS/DfsB family four-helix bundle protein; protein product: MSSIPKNKDELVSAIHSIFPKLMADYRSIPESKARQSGVEGNVKGTLISVSDTVAYLIGWGKLVLKWHHLKSHNQHVDFPETGYQWNQLGLLTEKFHADYSDWSYGDLLIELESTVNDILLLIDRLSDHALYGAAWYNQWTLGRMIQFNTSSPMKNMRTKVRRFKREFI
- a CDS encoding DUF4087 domain-containing protein, which codes for MKGWTSSAVTGGAFSVLLSIAMQAEASTETTKAEPHLSKAYQQQCGWVDNPSSANLFFENEAVSLIIFRQGLAQDDASIDMIYANRDESQVLRQSSAHALCACIEYIAVDDTVTELKSFTQQPLKSCLSNPALRALAPIQPKG
- a CDS encoding 8-oxoguanine DNA glycosylase; this translates as MKPWQIESAIAELCKDIERVVERKDYTCMSEQDLTFELLICILGSGVRYELSLAYASAIQSTQVLRRLKKRIKSSEHTYSIESILNSPAYSSTNGKTYSRYRYPKRAAKHIAESFCNIERKYGSLKEMIGTMSAPSDLRRELIFLCPGIGPKQSSHYVKNIGFTDNVAILDRHILNYLKLIDGLDICPKQVSKIDEYEAIERRFIDKASKFNHAVSVVDQSMWFVMRALGKEAYTWA
- a CDS encoding AAA family ATPase; the protein is MTNIYFICGFIGSGKTTYAKALAKKYGAFRFSIDEWMIPLYGEHMEREIFDSRLATLQALFKDSARQLFTLGIPVIFDFGFWCKADRDRFTDWALSLGIESEIHYLDAPFDTCQQRALSRNANLDGKSYEMTPDMLNLFWSWFEIPTSNEQVVWIQSDTQVH
- a CDS encoding FUSC family protein, whose amino-acid sequence is MSAYTRFALQHSRFLYMIRVTLVMATILFFVRWFHIPYGYWALITAVTILGAIPFVGGVISKANQRIWGTLTGALIGLSLFLIPPQYHWTHHLLFLGLLVGVMYYTQESYSYTALMAAITMVIVAGGGPADMSAAGWRIMNVLWAAVLTIAASLYVFPSRASDQFIHLTAQFLKQSQRYLAHHGKEIHQQTYLTFHATTLSNLIDRQIALLPHAVKEIRPLRSVLIQLLAIEKRFYADLETLVSTHWERQLGKEKICEMAGLNEAQQALSEQFSALATAIEHKQVLAIEINDIELMSLQPHHHVPEQATTPEALDDQSDISYFGYLWLNRELARQFSQLSHACQQLHRYDQANLPLK
- a CDS encoding DUF4231 domain-containing protein, with amino-acid sequence MQVQEDSLPGLYQSANKASLYAQNIYYLCLSFYLGILVIAAAVSFFVPVNTYGAVVSALLFFVTLGILIYLKTYKPDDTWYNGRAVAESVKTLSWKWMMKAEPFHEDNSSEVNFINDLKNVLKQNQSLSTILNSSEGAKEPITDMMRTIRSLSFDSRKTLYKNQRIDDQADWYSKKATFNKKRASRWFRIAVLLHSAAIIMLIFRVYDSSQSLPVAVIATAASAVLTWIQAKKHNELSSSYSLAAHEIGFIKSEWKSITERDFSDFVINTENAFSREHTQWIARKVDT